The proteins below come from a single Parazoarcus communis genomic window:
- a CDS encoding indolepyruvate ferredoxin oxidoreductase subunit alpha, which produces MAERSFKKEVQQLRIPAGEEFRGEGILAITKGLLQAGVGYVGGYQGSPISHLMDVLADANEILEELDVHFETSASEATAAAMLAASVMYPIRGAVTWKSTVGTNVASDALANLASGGVTGGALIIIGEDYGEGSSIMQERSHAFAMKSQMWLLDPRPNLESIVKSVEDGFELSEASNTPVMLQVRIRSCHVHGRFITKENKRPRYTLKQALENPVRDTTRIVLPPASFGHEHEKIQQRWPAAVKFIRDNKLNEFFDGDFNEIGLILQGGLYNGVMRALQLLGLADSFGNSRIPMYVMNVTYPVIDEEVIQFCEGRRAVLLLEEGQPDYIEQNLHSILRKAGVSTHLSGKDVLPMAGEYTTAAMKTGIEAFLKAHQPDALATHVAVAADAAGEASLAADLEALTAASTTPAPRPAAVPMTFHPKVKDLAEVVPARPAGFCTGCPERPIFAAMKLAEADLGQHHVSCDIGCHLFSILPPFNLGATTMGYGLGAASSSAFNTKTGKRSISVMGDGGFWHNGLTSGIGNAVFNKNDGVIVIVDNYYSSATGGQDILSSRAENADRATKNPIENAIRGAGVKWIRTIDRTYDVAKMRDTLEEALTTTTDGPKVIIAQSECMLNKQRRIKPLFNKAVKEGKRMVKERFGVDPDVCTGDHACIRLSGCPSLSVKDSGDPLKEDPVAHVDNSCVGCGNCGEVAEAAVLCPSFYRADIIHNPTGTDRFLGKLRSAVIGFLQRRRAARQTRFAL; this is translated from the coding sequence ATGGCTGAGCGTTCCTTCAAGAAGGAAGTACAGCAACTGCGCATCCCCGCGGGCGAAGAGTTTCGCGGCGAAGGGATTCTCGCCATCACCAAGGGTTTGTTGCAGGCGGGTGTCGGCTATGTCGGCGGCTACCAGGGCTCGCCGATCTCGCATCTGATGGATGTGCTGGCTGACGCCAACGAGATCCTCGAAGAGCTCGACGTCCATTTCGAGACCAGCGCCTCCGAAGCCACCGCAGCTGCAATGCTTGCGGCCTCGGTGATGTACCCGATCCGTGGCGCGGTGACCTGGAAGTCTACTGTCGGCACCAACGTCGCCTCTGACGCACTTGCCAACCTCGCCTCCGGCGGCGTGACCGGCGGCGCACTGATCATCATCGGCGAAGACTACGGCGAAGGCTCCTCGATCATGCAGGAACGCTCGCACGCGTTCGCGATGAAGTCGCAGATGTGGCTGCTCGACCCGCGCCCCAACCTCGAATCCATCGTCAAGTCGGTGGAAGACGGTTTCGAGCTGTCCGAGGCCAGCAACACCCCGGTCATGCTGCAGGTCCGTATCCGCTCCTGCCACGTACATGGCCGCTTCATCACCAAGGAAAACAAGCGTCCGCGCTACACGTTGAAGCAGGCGCTGGAAAACCCGGTGCGCGACACCACTCGCATCGTGCTGCCGCCTGCCTCCTTCGGCCACGAGCACGAGAAGATCCAGCAGCGCTGGCCAGCCGCAGTGAAGTTCATCCGCGACAACAAACTCAACGAGTTCTTTGACGGTGACTTCAACGAGATCGGCCTGATCCTGCAGGGCGGCCTGTACAACGGTGTGATGCGCGCGCTGCAACTGCTTGGCCTGGCTGACAGTTTCGGCAACAGCCGGATTCCGATGTACGTCATGAACGTGACCTACCCGGTCATCGACGAAGAGGTCATCCAGTTCTGCGAAGGCCGACGCGCCGTGTTGCTGCTGGAAGAAGGCCAGCCCGATTACATCGAGCAGAACCTGCATTCCATTCTGCGCAAGGCTGGCGTCTCCACCCATCTGTCGGGCAAGGATGTGCTGCCGATGGCGGGTGAGTACACCACGGCGGCGATGAAGACCGGTATCGAGGCCTTTCTCAAGGCCCACCAGCCCGACGCCCTTGCGACTCACGTTGCGGTTGCAGCCGACGCGGCTGGCGAGGCCTCACTGGCAGCCGACCTCGAAGCGCTGACCGCAGCATCCACGACACCCGCCCCACGTCCGGCTGCGGTGCCGATGACCTTTCATCCGAAGGTAAAGGATCTGGCTGAAGTGGTGCCGGCGCGACCCGCGGGTTTCTGTACCGGCTGCCCCGAGCGCCCGATCTTTGCCGCGATGAAGCTCGCCGAGGCAGACCTCGGCCAGCATCACGTCTCGTGCGATATCGGCTGCCATCTTTTCTCCATCCTGCCGCCGTTCAACTTGGGCGCAACCACGATGGGTTACGGCCTTGGCGCAGCGTCGAGCTCGGCCTTCAACACCAAAACCGGCAAGCGTTCGATTTCGGTGATGGGCGATGGCGGCTTCTGGCACAACGGTCTGACCTCGGGCATCGGCAACGCGGTGTTCAACAAGAACGACGGCGTGATCGTCATCGTCGATAACTACTACTCGTCCGCAACCGGCGGCCAGGACATTCTGTCGTCCCGTGCCGAGAACGCAGATCGCGCCACCAAGAACCCGATCGAGAATGCCATCCGTGGCGCTGGCGTGAAGTGGATCCGCACCATCGACCGCACCTACGACGTGGCCAAAATGCGCGACACGCTCGAGGAAGCACTCACGACGACCACTGACGGCCCCAAGGTCATCATTGCCCAGTCCGAATGCATGCTGAACAAGCAGCGCCGGATCAAGCCCCTGTTCAACAAGGCGGTCAAGGAAGGCAAGCGCATGGTGAAGGAGCGTTTCGGCGTCGATCCCGATGTATGCACCGGCGACCATGCCTGTATCCGGCTCTCGGGCTGCCCCTCGCTGTCGGTCAAGGACAGTGGTGACCCACTGAAGGAAGACCCCGTGGCGCATGTCGACAACAGCTGTGTTGGCTGCGGAAACTGCGGTGAGGTGGCTGAAGCGGCGGTGCTGTGCCCGTCCTTCTATCGCGCAGACATCATCCACAACCCGACCGGCACCGACCGCTTTCTCGGCAAGCTCCGTTCAGCCGTGATCGGCTTCCTGCAACGCCGCCGTGCGGCCCGCCAGACGCGCTTCGCGCTGTGA
- a CDS encoding cyclase family protein, which produces MTTNSTLARFAGDLLSGRIRVVDLTQTLAPEFPALQLPPQFNQPWPFKIEEISHYDERGPAWYWNNFSCSEHTGTHFDAPAHWISGKDYEQNTVDTIPAEHFMAQACVIDCSKEVAENPDFVLTIEFLEAWEAKHGRIPEHNWVLLRTDWSKREMPDAYVNMKEDGAHTPGPAEGTVKWLIEARNVVGFGVESINTDAGQSYAWDTPYPCHYFMHGNNRYGLQCLTNLDQLPPQGALILAAPLKIRNGSGSPLRVLALVEPN; this is translated from the coding sequence ATGACAACGAACAGCACCCTGGCCCGGTTTGCCGGGGATTTGCTCAGCGGACGGATTCGCGTGGTCGATCTCACCCAGACCCTGGCGCCCGAGTTTCCCGCCCTGCAGTTGCCGCCCCAGTTCAACCAGCCGTGGCCGTTCAAGATCGAGGAAATCTCGCACTACGACGAACGTGGCCCGGCGTGGTACTGGAACAACTTCTCGTGCTCGGAACACACCGGCACCCACTTCGATGCACCGGCTCACTGGATCTCCGGCAAGGACTACGAACAGAACACGGTCGATACGATTCCTGCCGAGCACTTCATGGCCCAGGCCTGCGTGATCGACTGCAGCAAGGAAGTTGCCGAAAACCCCGATTTTGTCCTGACCATCGAGTTTCTTGAGGCATGGGAAGCGAAGCATGGCCGGATCCCGGAACACAACTGGGTTCTGCTTCGCACCGACTGGTCGAAGCGCGAAATGCCTGATGCCTATGTAAACATGAAGGAAGATGGCGCCCACACCCCCGGGCCGGCAGAAGGCACCGTCAAGTGGCTGATCGAAGCGCGCAATGTCGTGGGCTTCGGTGTCGAATCGATCAATACGGATGCAGGCCAGTCGTACGCATGGGACACCCCTTACCCGTGCCACTACTTCATGCATGGCAACAACCGCTACGGCCTGCAGTGCCTGACAAACCTCGACCAGTTGCCGCCCCAGGGTGCATTGATCCTCGCTGCACCGCTGAAGATCCGCAACGGTTCCGGCAGCCCTCTACGGGTCCTGGCCCTCGTCGAACCCAACTGA